The sequence below is a genomic window from Pseudomonas cremoricolorata.
AAACGGCGAGAATATATAGTCGCGCCCATTATTATGTTGAAAAACGCAGACCTTACCCACTGTGCCATGTGTATAAGATCTGGCATAACCACTGTCGCTAGAAATTCCATGTTTTTTAAACTGAGCGTCTGGATTGTCTACGAACGGGTGTGCAAAGATTAGTTTTGCACTCGGAAAAGCTTTTTGAATACGTCGAACTACTACGTCAAAGATAATCCCGCGAGATTTGTCTTCTGAGACATGCGCTTCGTCAAAGAAAAATGTTCTAATCTCAAGTTTTGCTGATGATACGAAAAGGTCCCTTGCTCTCTCTGGTGTAAGGACGAATATCCGCCTTAGATTTCTACTTGTGAAGACGACGTCAATGAAAGGAGTGATCATCACTCCTTTTATACCCTGAAACCTGTCTTTCATTGTATTTATGTATTCGGCGATCAAAGCCCGAGACGGCACAACAACAACCGCGTCTCCACTCTGTTCCGCAATGAAGTCACGTATAGAATAAGACTTGCCTGCGCTTGTCGGAGCAGAAATAGAAATAAATTGTTTTTTATCAACTGCACGTCTTACACTCGCCTGGACCGGAGTCAGATATCTTCCATAGGCTTTATTATGAGCTTCTCCGATAGAGCTTAAAAGTAACGAATAAAGGTTGTCTGGATTGGATATTTTATAGAACAATCCAAGTGCAGAGATGATTTTCTCCTCTAGACTGGCAAAGATTTCTGGGTGAAAAATTCGAAAGTAAGATAATGTTTCAAGGATGTCCGAGCTAATAGGACCCTGTAAATGAAGGTGCTCAAAAACGTTAGCGAGGTCTGAGAGGGGGTCAAGAGTTTCTTTTATTTTTCTAGCTTTCATGAGTTACACCTACCATATACACAAAGCTGACCTTTTTCTCGGACGCAAACTCAATAGCCCTCTGTAACGCATTTTTGTATATTGTTAGAGGCTCTTTTGCATTTACGGAAAACGCTGCAATAATTCCATGTAAGTTATCATTTAAATTTTTAATGCTTGCTGGAGAGGCTAGGCTTGTTAGGTGTACCCAATCTCGCTTGTGTTTCTTCGCGACAAGAAATTCGCTAGCTTGGTCCAGGGCAATACCATAGGTAGTGCTATTTGAGGAGTATTTAGCTTCGCCGAAATTTATATGATCAGCGGTGCAAACGCTATGGAAGTCAAATCCCTCGTTTTGCTTTGCTTGTGGCTTCCATAACTCCGCTATCGGGATAAGTGTGTGACTAAGTAATAGTTCTAAGGATTTAGCCGCACCCATGGATACCATAAGTTCGCCAAAATCTTCTACAATACTACCGGCTGACTCTGCTGCTTTGAAGATTTTGATGAGTAATTCGGACGTTTCTTGAACGGTAAATTCGTATGCCTCTCTGGCTCCGATATCTAGATCCACCATCCAAGAGGTATCAACAATAGAAGAAGTAAGCATTTTTGATATCTGTGATATCTGCGTAACATGGACATGGCAGATCTTAACAAACTGCATTTCTGTCGAGTTAAGAATCTCAGTGAACTCGCATCCCCAAGATAAATCGGGGATCACCCTCCCATAACTTACAGACATACGGATACCTCAGAGGCCCGAGCCCTAAAGACAGTCTGTCTTGCTGCTGATAGTTTAATTGGTTGCGATGAGCTGCAATGTCGATGGCAAATCTTCTTGCTGAACTGTTCGTGAAGAGCAGTACGCAATATTGACACATTTTTGTAATCTATCGCCTGTGGCGAGTCGAATGAGGTGATAAAAGATACAGCCGGAGTGGACCGGCTCAGCGTTTGCAGAGATGGGGTTATAACAGGGGGGAAGTCCATTTCTCAACCTTTCGGGGAGCCTGTGTCGTCCAGATCATAACGAAATCTAGCGTAAGTCCACTATGGTTTCGTCGTACTTTTGCCATGCCTTTGCGACGAATGCGCCGTGGGAGTGGGCAAGCGGTCGCTAGCTGACAGGCAGGAGGTAGCACCGATTCCTAGGCGCCAGCTTTGTGATCCTGAAATAAGCCCTGCAAGAGCCAGCGCAAGGTGTCACCACGATGGCCGCTAGCCAGCAGTCCAATCCGGACGGTAGGGCTATTGATGGGCATATAGGGCTAACCGTGCGCTGTATGACGAAGCACCGTCGCTTCGCCTATCCTGCAATAGCCCACTCAATTGACGTATCTTCGTCATGACGAACGGGACTTGATAGCAGGCAGCGGCCGATCGGCTTAACCCTATACATCGTATCAGCGACTAAAAGATACAGCTGGTAGAGCACTCCCTAATGGGGGGGGGGCAGCTTCCGGGCATCAAGGGGTGAGTTGCTTCAGGTGCTCACCCGTTAGGTGCCCACGCAAGGCGGGCAGTCGATAATCGACAAACTTTGAACCATTTCAAATTGTGGCCCATGGATGAGCCTGTTGCGAATGGCAATAGTAATCCATTGCCGCATGGGAAACTCTCAGACTTACTCACTCTTTCCTACAGGTGTAGTGGTCTAATAAAACCGGACACCCATTTAGGCGAGAATGCTCGCACAGAGAGGTGTCTGATGACCAAGCAACGTCGTACCTTTACCCCTGAATTCAAACGCGAAGCTGCCTGCCTGGTGCTCGACCAAGACTACAGTCATGCCGAAGCAGCCCGCTCGCTCGGCTTGGTGGAGTCGGCGCTACGCCGTTGGGTTAACCAGCTTCAGCAGGAGCGTGGCGGCATCACGCCCGCCCGCAAAGCGTTGACCTCAGAGCCGCAGAAAATCCAAGAGCTCGAAGCTTGGATAACGCGCCTTGAACGCGAGAAATCGATACTGAAAAGGCTACCGCGCTCTTGATGTCGGAAGATCTCGAGCGTACTCGCTGATCCTTCAACTCAGCGCCCATGAGCCGGTTGATTGGTTGTGCGAGGTGTCCGAAGTCACTCGCTCAAGTTACTACACACATCGTCTTAGAAAACGAACTCCGGACGTTGAGCGACTGCGATTGCGCAGCCGAGTGAATGAGTTGTTCACGCGAGGGCGAAGTGCGCCCGGCAGCCGTAGCATCAAGGCAATGATGCAAGAAGAAGGTGAGCAAAGTGGGCGGTTCAAGGTGCGCAGCCTGATGCGTGAACTGGCGTTGGTTAGCAAGCAGCCTGGGTCGCATGCGTACAAAAAGGCCACGGTGGAGCGGCCAGAAATTCCGAATATCTTGAACCGAGCGTTTGATGTCCAAGCGCCAAATCATGTGTGGTGTGGCGACATCACCTACGTTTGGGCGCAGGGCAAATGGCACTATCTGGCAGTTGTCCTCGATCTCTATGCACGCAGAGTGGTGGGCTGGGCACTATCAGAAAAGCCGGACGCAGACCTTGTGGTCAAAGCGCTGGACGTGGCGTACCAACAACGCGACAAGCCTCAAGGGGGACTGTTCCACTCCGACCAGGGATCGCAATATAGCAGTCGTCAGTTCCGCCAGAGACTCTGGCGCTACCGCATGCAACAGAGCATGAACCGCCGAGGCAACTGCTGGGATAACGCGCCGATGGAGCGAGTCTTTCGCAGTTTGAAATCAGAGTGGATACCGACCACGGGATACCTGACTGGGCAGCAAGCTCAACGAGACATCAGCCAGTACCTGATGAACCATTACAACTGGATACAGCCCCACCATTTCAACGGTGGACTGGCCCCGGCGAAAGTGGAAGAAAAACTCAAAACTGTGTCCGGAATGAGTTGACCACTACACGCCAGAAACACAAAAGCCGCGCATTTGCGCGGCTTTGAGTATGGTGGGCCCACACGGACTCGAACCGTGGACCAAAGGATTATGAGTCCTCTGCTCTAACCAACTGAGCTATAGGCCCCCAGAAGGAGGCCGGATTATAACGGGGGAATGGGAGAGGTGCCATCTGAAAGATCTGTTGGTGCTATACGAAGAAACTGCGCCGCGAATTCGGCGGGGGGGAGGGGGAGGCTGACGTAGTAGCCCTGGATCTGTTCGCAGCCTTCAGCGGCGAGGAATTGCTGTTGGGCTTGGGTTTCGACGCCTTCGGCGATGATGGTCAGTTGCATGCTGCGGCCCAGGGCGATGATGGCGCGGGCGATGGCGGCGTCGTGGGCGTCTTCGGGTAGGCCGCGGATGAAGGATTGGTCGATCTTGAGGATGTCCAGTGGCAGGCGCTTGAGGTAGCTGAGCGAGGAGTAGCCGGTGCCGAAATCGTCGATGGCCAGCTGTACGCCGAGCTGTTTGAGCTGATCGAGCACGATCAGGGCCTCTTCGGCCTGGCTCATGATGAAGTTTTCGGTGATCTCCAACTGCAAGTCACCGGCTTCCAGGCGGTAGGCCCCAAGCAGTTGCTCGATGCGTCCGGCGAGGTTGGGTTGGCGCAGTTGGGCGCCGGCGAGGTTGATCGACAGGGGGCCGAAGGGCAGGTACTCGGCTTTCCACGCCTGCATTTGCCGGCACGCTTGCTCCAGCACCCAGTCGCCGAGCTGGAGAATGCTGCCGTTGTCTTCGGCCAGGTGAATGAAATGCTCGGGCGGCACCTCGCCGAAGGTGGGGTGGCTCCAGCGAATCAAGGCTTCGGCGCCGACCAGGCTCTGCGTCTTGAGGCTGAACTTGGGCTGGTAGCACAGGCTCAGTTCGTTGCGCTCGATGGCCCGGCGCAGTTCGTGCTCCAGGGCGATACGCTCGCTGGCCTGGGCGGTGAGATCGCGGGTGTAGGCTTCGACGCGGTTGCGGCCCTTGGCCTTGGAGCGGTACATGGCGGCGTCGGCGTTGCGGATCAGGCTGGCGACGTCGGTGCCGTCCTGTGGATAAAGGCTGATGCCGATGCTGGCGCTGGTGAAGAACTCGTGCTCGCCTGCCTGGAACGGCGCGACGAAGCAGGCCAGCAACTTGTTGGCGATGGCACTGGCGTCACTCGGGCGGTGCAGGCCTGGCAGCAGGATGATGAACTCGTCGCCGCCCAGACGCGCCACGGTATCGACGTCGCGTACCTGCTCTTTCAGGCGCTGGGCAATGCCTTTGAGCAGCAGGTCGCCCACCGGGTGGCCGAGGCTGTCGTTGATGTGCTTGAAGCGGTCCAGGTCGAGGAACAGCACAGCGCCCTGGTGGCTGGAGCCTTGCGAGCAGGTCAGGGCGGCTTGCAGGCGGTTCTCGAACAGCGCGCGGTTTGGCAGCCCGGTCAGCGGGTCGTGGTGGGCTTGGTAGTCGAGCTTGGCCTGGGCGTGCTTGAGGCTGGAGATGTCGGCGAACACCGACACGAAGTGAGTAATCTCGCGCTCGTGGTTGCGCACCACGCTGATGGTCACCCAGCCAGGGTACAGTTCGCCGTTCTTGCGCTTGTTGCAGATCTCGCCTTGCCAGTGGCCCTCGGCAGTCAGTTGGTGCCACATCGCCGCATAGAAGGCGCTGTCATGTTGCCCTGACGCCATCAGCCGGGGTGTCTGGCCCAGAGCTTCGATCTCGCTGTACCCGGTGATTTCGCTGAAGGCACGGTTGACCGCGCTGATGTGCTGCTCAGTGTCGGTGATCAGCACGGCTTCGGCGGTGTTCTCGAACACGGTAGCGGCCAGTTGCAGTTTTTCCTGCATCAGGTGGCGTTCGGTGATGTCGCGGGCGATGGTCAGCATGCAGTCGACACCGGCGATGGGCAGTGGTCGAGCAGACAGCTCGCACAGGCGAATCTGCCCGTCGCTGCGCCGGATCAGGCAGCTGAAGTCACGCACGAAACCGTCCTGACGCAGGCGCTCGACCAGGCGCCGGCGTTCGTCGAGGTCAACCCAGATGCCCAGCTCGAGAGCGGTCTGGTTATTGATCAGGGGGTTGAGGTCGTAACCGGTCAGGCGACAGAAACCCTCGTTGACTTCGATCAGCAGGCCATCGCTCTGGCGCGACAGCAGCAGACCATCGGGCGAGGCGTGGAAGGCCTTGGCGAACTTCTCTTCTGAGGTCTGCAGTTGTTCCTGGGTTTGCTTGAGCTGGCTGATGTCGCGCACCGCGACCACCATCGCCGCGGTGCCGTCGAGGTCGAAGGTCTGCGCCGAGGTGAGGCCGGTGAAACGCTGGCCGTTGCTGCGCCGGAAGGTCATCTCCAGGTTGCGGATGCCGCCACGGTGCAAGCGTTCCAGCAGGCTGGGACCGGCTTGCTCGGCTTCCCACAGGCCCAGTTCGGTGGCGGTATGACCGATGACCTGGGCATGCTGCAGGCCGATCTGTTCTTCGAAGGCTTCGTTGACATCCAGCAGGCAGCCATCGCTGTGGCGGGCGATCACCAGAATGTCCGGACACTGCTCGAACACCGAGGCGAATTTCTGCTCGGACAGGCGTAGCGCATGTTCGGCGCGCTTGGTTTCGCTGATGTCGATCATCAGCCCGCGCATCAGCGGTTTATGGCCCTGTTCGATCATGCTGACGATGTTGCGCACCCACAGCGCACGCCCATCGGCGCGGATCACTCGGTAATCGAGGCTATGGTCGCGCCCGGCGGCGGTCTCGCTTTCGCAGTAAGTCTGCGCCCACAACGCGTCGTCGGGATGCAGGATGCTGCGCCAGAACCCCGGTTTGAGCCATTCCTTGAGGGCATAACCGAGCAGGCCCTCGGCGTGGGGCGAAACATAGCTGTAGGTGAACTCGTTGGCGTCGGCTTCCCAGGCAATGGCCGACAGGCTCTCGATCAGGCTGCGGTAATGGTACTCACTGCTGCGCAGTTCCTGTTCGAGAGCGATGCGCCTGGAGATTTCCGAGCTGAGCCGGCGGTTGATGCGGATCACGATCGCCAGCACCACGATCAGCAGCAGCAGGGCGGGCAGACCGTAAAGCAGCAGGTCGGTCCACAATGTGCGCTGATCGAGTGCGTCGGCCACCCAGCGCTCATGGATTGCGTCGATTTCACTGGGCGACAGGTCGGCCATGACCTTGTCGAGAATCGACACCAGCAGGCTGCTTTCCCTTGGCGCGGCCATCGCCAGTTGGTAGCGATACGGGGTCTGGCCACTGACGTGCAAGCCATCGAGCTTGAGTTCGCGCAGGCTCCAGATGCTCGAGGCGAGATCGCCGACCACGGCATCGACCTGGCCGGTGGCCAGCGCCTGCAAGGTCGAGCTGACGTTGGCCATGGCCACCAGGTTGAGGTCGGGATGGTGGGTGCGCAATAACTCGTGGGGGGCATAGTTGTCCACCACAGCGATTTTCAGGCCGTAGAGATCCTGCAACGAGCGCGGTTGCGGGCCGCCATTGTGCGCCAGGATGACGATTGGAAAGTCCAGGTAGGGGCGGGTGAATGACAGGTATTGCTGGCGCTCGGGCGTGGACATGACCCCGGCCAGCAGGTCGAGCCGATTGTTTCGGGCCTGATCGAGCAACTGCGTCCAACTGCTGGGCGGCAGAGCGGTGGCGGTGATGCCCAGCCTTTTCTCGATCAACCCGATGTAGTCAGCGGACAGGCCCTGGTAGCGGCCGCTGGGGTCACGAAATTCGAACGGCGGCCAGGCCGAGTCGACGCCCAGTCGGATATCTGGATGTTTACTGAGCCAGTTCTGCTCTTCTTGCGTAAGGTTCAGGGCGCTGGCAGCCGTCGTCCAGAGGGACATCAACAGCAACAGGCAGGCCGGCAGCAACCGCATAACAGCGTCTCGATCAAGGGCGTTGAGTCGAGTGTAGACGGGCATTTAGCCCGCGCTGGACGCGTGAAGATTTTGTCTTTGAGGTGGGAAAAATGACGCCAAGTGGCTGTCGCCAAAGCCCTTTATGCTCGGGCGTGTGCACTGAGACGGTGCGCGCTGAAAAGAAAAACCCCGGCCTGGGCCGGGGTTCTTTGATCACTCGTCGAGGAACGAGCGCAGGTGCTCGCTTCGCGTCGGGTGGCGCAGCTTGCGCAGCGCTTTGGCCTCTATCTGACGAATCCGCTCGCGGGTGACATCGAACTGCTTGCCCACTTCCTCGAGGGTGTGGTCGGTGTTCATGTCGATACCGAAGCGCATGCGCAGTACCTTGGCTTCCCGTGCAGTCAGCCCCGACAGTACATCGCGGGTCGCTTCCTTGAGGCTTTCGACGGTAGCCACGTCGATCGGCGACTGCATGGTGGAGTCTTCGATGAAGTCGCCCAGGTGCGAGTCTTCGTCATCACCGATTGGCGTCTCCATGGAGATCGGCTCTTTGGCGATCTTCAGCACCTTGCGGATCTTGTCCTCAGGCATTTCCATACGCTCGCCCAGCTCTTCCGGGGTCGGTTCACGGCCCATTTCCTGCAGCATCTGCCGGGAAATACGGTTGAGCTTGTTGATCGTCTCGATCATGTGCACCGGAATACGGATGGTGCGTGCCTGGTCGGCGATCGAGCGGGTAATGGCCTGACGAATCCACCAGGTGGCGTAGGTCGAGAACTTGTAACCACGACGGTATTCGAACTTGTCCACCGCCTTCATCAGACCGATGTTGCCTTCCTGGATCAGATCGAGGAACTGCAGACCGCGGTTGGTGTACTTCTTGGCGATGGAGATGACCAGACGCAGGTTCGCCTCGACCATTTCCTTCTTGGCGCGACGGGCCTTGGCCTCGCCGATGGACATGCGACGGTTGATGTCCTTGATTTCGAGCACGGTCAGGCCGGTCTCGGTTTCCAGGTCGATCAGCTTCTGCTGGCAGGCGACGATGGCGGCGTCTTTTTCGCCCAGCGCGGCAGCCCACTTGGTGCTGCGCTTGGAGAGATCGCCGCTCCAGGTCTGGTCGGTTTCGTTGCCGGGGAACAGGCGCAGGAAATCGGCACGCGGCATACGCGCGTCACGGACGCACAGTTGCATGATGGCCCGCTCCTGGGCACGCAGGCGGTCCAGAGCACCGCGAACGCGCTCTACCAGTGCCTCGAACTGCTTGGGCACCAGCTTGATCGGCATGAACAGCTCAGCCAGGGCGAGCATGGCAGCGATGCTGTCCTTGTGCCCACGGCCGTGCTTCTTCAGCACTTTCAGGGTGGCGTCACGTTGCTCGGCGACAGCGCCGAAACGCTGTGCAGCCAAGACCGGGTCCGGGCCGCTTTCGGTTTCTTCTTCTTCGCTGTCGCTGTCGTCGCTTTCTTCTTCCTCATCGTCGTCCGTCTTGGCCGCAGGCTTGGCGCCTGGAACCGGCAGGTCGTCGTTGGGGGCGGCGATGTTGTCGTCAGGATCGATGTAACCGCTGAAGACATCGGACA
It includes:
- a CDS encoding IS3 family transposase (programmed frameshift), which translates into the protein MTKQRRTFTPEFKREAACLVLDQDYSHAEAARSLGLVESALRRWVNQLQQERGGITPARKALTSEPQKIQELEAWITRLEREKSILKKGYRALDVGRSRAYSLILQLSAHEPVDWLCEVSEVTRSSYYTHRLRKRTPDVERLRLRSRVNELFTRGRSAPGSRSIKAMMQEEGEQSGRFKVRSLMRELALVSKQPGSHAYKKATVERPEIPNILNRAFDVQAPNHVWCGDITYVWAQGKWHYLAVVLDLYARRVVGWALSEKPDADLVVKALDVAYQQRDKPQGGLFHSDQGSQYSSRQFRQRLWRYRMQQSMNRRGNCWDNAPMERVFRSLKSEWIPTTGYLTGQQAQRDISQYLMNHYNWIQPHHFNGGLAPAKVEEKLKTVSGMS
- a CDS encoding bifunctional diguanylate cyclase/phosphodiesterase; translation: MRLLPACLLLLMSLWTTAASALNLTQEEQNWLSKHPDIRLGVDSAWPPFEFRDPSGRYQGLSADYIGLIEKRLGITATALPPSSWTQLLDQARNNRLDLLAGVMSTPERQQYLSFTRPYLDFPIVILAHNGGPQPRSLQDLYGLKIAVVDNYAPHELLRTHHPDLNLVAMANVSSTLQALATGQVDAVVGDLASSIWSLRELKLDGLHVSGQTPYRYQLAMAAPRESSLLVSILDKVMADLSPSEIDAIHERWVADALDQRTLWTDLLLYGLPALLLLIVVLAIVIRINRRLSSEISRRIALEQELRSSEYHYRSLIESLSAIAWEADANEFTYSYVSPHAEGLLGYALKEWLKPGFWRSILHPDDALWAQTYCESETAAGRDHSLDYRVIRADGRALWVRNIVSMIEQGHKPLMRGLMIDISETKRAEHALRLSEQKFASVFEQCPDILVIARHSDGCLLDVNEAFEEQIGLQHAQVIGHTATELGLWEAEQAGPSLLERLHRGGIRNLEMTFRRSNGQRFTGLTSAQTFDLDGTAAMVVAVRDISQLKQTQEQLQTSEEKFAKAFHASPDGLLLSRQSDGLLIEVNEGFCRLTGYDLNPLINNQTALELGIWVDLDERRRLVERLRQDGFVRDFSCLIRRSDGQIRLCELSARPLPIAGVDCMLTIARDITERHLMQEKLQLAATVFENTAEAVLITDTEQHISAVNRAFSEITGYSEIEALGQTPRLMASGQHDSAFYAAMWHQLTAEGHWQGEICNKRKNGELYPGWVTISVVRNHEREITHFVSVFADISSLKHAQAKLDYQAHHDPLTGLPNRALFENRLQAALTCSQGSSHQGAVLFLDLDRFKHINDSLGHPVGDLLLKGIAQRLKEQVRDVDTVARLGGDEFIILLPGLHRPSDASAIANKLLACFVAPFQAGEHEFFTSASIGISLYPQDGTDVASLIRNADAAMYRSKAKGRNRVEAYTRDLTAQASERIALEHELRRAIERNELSLCYQPKFSLKTQSLVGAEALIRWSHPTFGEVPPEHFIHLAEDNGSILQLGDWVLEQACRQMQAWKAEYLPFGPLSINLAGAQLRQPNLAGRIEQLLGAYRLEAGDLQLEITENFIMSQAEEALIVLDQLKQLGVQLAIDDFGTGYSSLSYLKRLPLDILKIDQSFIRGLPEDAHDAAIARAIIALGRSMQLTIIAEGVETQAQQQFLAAEGCEQIQGYYVSLPLPPAEFAAQFLRIAPTDLSDGTSPIPPL
- the rpoD gene encoding RNA polymerase sigma factor RpoD → MSGKAQQQSRIKELITRGREQGYLTYAEVNDHLPEDISDPEQVEDIIRMINDMGINVFESAPDADALLLAEADTDEAAAEEAAAALAAVETDIGRTTDPVRMYMREMGTVELLTREGEIEIAKRIEEGIREVMGAIAHFPGTVDHILSEYERVTTESGRLSDVFSGYIDPDDNIAAPNDDLPVPGAKPAAKTDDDEEEESDDSDSEEEETESGPDPVLAAQRFGAVAEQRDATLKVLKKHGRGHKDSIAAMLALAELFMPIKLVPKQFEALVERVRGALDRLRAQERAIMQLCVRDARMPRADFLRLFPGNETDQTWSGDLSKRSTKWAAALGEKDAAIVACQQKLIDLETETGLTVLEIKDINRRMSIGEAKARRAKKEMVEANLRLVISIAKKYTNRGLQFLDLIQEGNIGLMKAVDKFEYRRGYKFSTYATWWIRQAITRSIADQARTIRIPVHMIETINKLNRISRQMLQEMGREPTPEELGERMEMPEDKIRKVLKIAKEPISMETPIGDDEDSHLGDFIEDSTMQSPIDVATVESLKEATRDVLSGLTAREAKVLRMRFGIDMNTDHTLEEVGKQFDVTRERIRQIEAKALRKLRHPTRSEHLRSFLDE